CCAGAGCATAATTAGGGACGAACGATTTTGGTCTTGATGAATCAACACCTTCTCGATCGCATTGACCGCATCAGGTTCACTTTGATGGCTATCTAAAATCATCCAGCGAGCCGCTTCTATGCTGCCAGAAGGCGACCAGTAGAGATAGCAGTTACCCATCGCCGATCGCAACACGGGGGCTGTGGCTTGTCGCACCACCTGCTGCACCAAACTAGGACGACCGTAGGGAATGATTAGGTTGAGATATTGATCTTGCGTGATTAAATCTCGCACCGAGGCTCCTTGCTCGGCAGGCAATAATTCTAGGCACCCTTCCGGTAAGCCAGCGTCGTAAATGGCTGATTGTAGAGCTTGGGCAATCACAATATTGGTATGGCTCGCTTCACTGCCGCCCTTCAGGACTAAGCAATTCCCGGTTTTAATACAAAGTCCAGCAGCGATCGCAGCTAAATCTGGAAACGCTTCATACACCAGCGCAATCACGCCCAAAGGCACCAACTGGCTATAAGTCTGGCAATGAGGAATTTGGTAAGCCGCACTCATGACTCGCCGAATCGGGTCTGATAGTTCCGCCAATTTCTGCAAAGTTTGAATCGTGGCTTGCAGCCGTTCTGGAGTAAGCTTCAACCACTCCAAAATTAGATCTGGCACTGCCATCTCCCGGCTAGCCTCCAGATCTAAAGTATTGGCTTCTAAAATATCGTCTTGATAGCGCTTCAAAACTTGGACCATAGCTTGCACTGCTCGACTGCG
This genomic stretch from Trichocoleus sp. FACHB-46 harbors:
- a CDS encoding glutamate-5-semialdehyde dehydrogenase, whose protein sequence is MSPDSSSSLVDPLAGVHRAYQASLDLTTTQGADRSRAVQAMVQVLKRYQDDILEANTLDLEASREMAVPDLILEWLKLTPERLQATIQTLQKLAELSDPIRRVMSAAYQIPHCQTYSQLVPLGVIALVYEAFPDLAAIAAGLCIKTGNCLVLKGGSEASHTNIVIAQALQSAIYDAGLPEGCLELLPAEQGASVRDLITQDQYLNLIIPYGRPSLVQQVVRQATAPVLRSAMGNCYLYWSPSGSIEAARWMILDSHQSEPDAVNAIEKVLIHQDQNRSSLIMLWDSLREKGFTLRGSPELAAEHPDLLLSEDREWSQAYLDKVVAFKTVSSIETAIAWINQYSSGHADCLVTESYQESRQFALGVNSASTYINASPRFSRNPKQGDAVFLGMSNQKGHRRGLIGLDTLTTVKHIVQGNGQF